A window of Vigna unguiculata cultivar IT97K-499-35 chromosome 4, ASM411807v1, whole genome shotgun sequence contains these coding sequences:
- the LOC114181773 gene encoding receptor-like protein EIX1: protein MCAYFLKIFYIVLLLSLLASGSTVTLKNSSESGEAKCIERERQALLSFKDSLLDDFAMLSTWTDNTDCCQWERIQCNHQTGHVQLLDLHGNYLDRPYLRGAINVTSLIHLQYIQHLDLSHNYFAGTYIPDFMGFTNLRYLSLSNCYFAGRIPSKLGDLSQLRYLNLRDNILWGEIPIQIGNLKLLQFLDLGGYYLSGKIPFQIGNLRKLQYLSIGCNYGEITSYTISNSLSGAIPFQIGNLPLLHTLRLGGNFDVRAKDAQWLSSLHSLTVLDLTSLRHLGSSRQLLQTISKIIPNLTELRLAECNLLDVHIQSLFHSRSSNNSISLTILDLSSNMLTSSTLQLLFNFGLHFQELYLPHNNISLSPSLCPNFPSLKILDLSYSNPASSMSLGNSNISSKLQELHLGSSSLIDRNLLISSTSTTNSLSSLLHIDLSNNLLRSYSIFHWLSNFTTNLRILHLDSNFLEGSIPDEFGKSMNSLEYLYLSNNKLQGKVPSFFGSMCRLQGLDLSNNKLNGEFPTFIQNSSWCSRHIFRELDLSYNQITGKIPESIRLLSGLEVLSLDGNSLEGDVTESHLSNFSKLYQLLLSHNSLSLKFVSSWVPPFQLIYLYLESCKLGPSFPSWLQTQTSLIFLQISDCGINDTVPEWFWNKLQTMYVLNMADNNLTGSIPNMQLKLHYRPIINLNSNKFEGKVPLFFLQASELLLSSNNFSDLSSFLCGNVTAANLATLDLSYNQIKGQLPDCWKSADRLLFLDLSSNELTGKIPKSMGNLVRLEGLVLRKNSLMGELPSSLKNCNNLIMVDVSENLLSGLIPSWIGESMQQLMILIMRGNHFSGNLPLHLCYLKRIQLFDLSRNNLCGGIPTCLNNFAALSENNINRTEIESRVHWYNNTYHEMYSIFRYSNYTLRVTWMWKGVERNFANPELTFLSIDLSCNNLTGKVPRVITYMFGLVSLNLSRNNLSGEIPSEIGNLRSLESLDLSRNQFNGRIPSSLSQIDFLEKLDLSHNSLSGRIPLGRHLDTFDGSCFEGNIDLCGEQINKRCAGDQILVKPQEAEIHGEDFVFYEALYMSLGIGFFTGFWGLLGPLLLWQPWRIAYLRFLNTLIDYLLVMGELNIAKCQRWLRD from the coding sequence ATGTGTGCTTATtttctgaaaatattttatattgttctcTTGCTTTCTTTGCTTGCCTCAGGAAGTACTGTTACATTGAAAAACTCGAGTGAAAGTGGTGAAGCAAAGTGCATAGAGAGGGAGAGGCAAGCACTCCTCAGCTTCAAAGATAGCCTCTTAGATGACTTTGCCATGCTCTCCACTTGGACCGATAATACAGATTGCTGCCAATGGGAACGCATTCAATGCAACCATCAAACAGGTCATGTACAATTACTTGATCTTCATGGAAACTACCTCGATAGACCGTATTTGAGAGGTGCAATTAATGTCACTTCATTGATCCACTTGCAATATATTCAACATCTAGATCTCAGCCATAATTATTTTGCCGGGACTTACATCCCAGACTTCATGGGCTTCACCAACTTAAGATATCTCAGTCTCTCCAATTGTTACTTTGCGGGGAGGATTCCTTCAAAACTCGGGGATCTTTCACAACTACGCTATCTAAATCTTAGGGACAATATTCTTTGGGGAGAAATTCCTATTCAGATTGGGAATCTCAAACTGTTACAGTTTCTCGATCTTGGAGGATATTATCTTTCCGGAAAAATCCCATTTCAAATTGGGAATCTCAGAAAGCTACAATATCTCAGTATTGGATGTAATTATGGAGAGATTACGAGCTACACCATTTCAAATTCTCTTTCCGGAGCAATCCCTTTTCAAATTGGGAATCTTCCATTGTTGCATACTCTTCGGCTGGGTGGCAATTTTGATGTAAGAGCTAAGGATGCACAGTGGCTGTCTTCTCTCCATTCCTTAACCGTTCTTGACCTCACTTCATTACGTCATCTTGGCTCCTCTCGCCAGTTGCTACAAACTATTAGTAAGATCATTCCTAACTTAACAGAGTTGAGGCTAGCTGAGTGTAATCTTCTAGATGTTCATATTCAATCTTTGTTTCATTCTCGTTCTTCCAACAATTCCATTTCTCTTACCATCCTTGATCTCTCTTCTAATATGTTGACGTCATCAACCCTTCAACTGTTATTTAACTTTGGCCTTCATTTTCAAGAGCTTTATCTCCCTCATAATAATATCTCTTTGTCACCTTCTCTGTGTCCAAATTTTCCATCTCTTAAGATCCTTGACCTCTCTTATAGTAATCCAGCATCATCAATGTCTCTAGGTAATTCTAATATCAGCTCCAAACTCCAAGAGCTTCATCTAGGCAGCAGCAGTCTGATAGATAGAAATTTACTTATTTCATCTACTTCCACAACGAATTCTTTGTCCTCTCTTCTCCACATTGACCTCTCTAACAACTTGTTAAGATCGTACTCTATATTTCACTGGCTTTCTAATTTCACTACCAATCTTCGTATCCTTCACCTTGATTCTAATTTCTTGGAAGGTTCCATTCCAGATGAATTTGGGAAATCGATGAACTCTCTTGAATATCTTTATCTCTCTAACAACAAACTACAAGGAAAGGTTCCATCTTTCTTTGGGAGCATGTGCAGGTTACAGGGATTAGACCTCTCAAATAACAAGTTGAATGGTGAATTTCCGACCTTCATTCAAAATTCTTCATGGTGCAGTAGACACATATTTAGGGAATTGGACCTATCTTATAACCAAATTACTGGCAAGATACCTGAGAGCATCAGACTGCTATCTGGGTTAGAGGTTTTATCGTTAGATGGGAATTCTTTAGAGGGTGATGTCACTGAATCTCATCTTTCTAACTTTTCCAAATTATATCAGTTATTATTGTCACACAACTCGTTGTCTTTAAAATTTGTCTCTAGCTGGGTTCCTCcttttcaattaatttacttGTATCTTGAATCATGCAAACTAGGCCCGAGTTTTCCTAGTTGGCTCCAGACTCAAACTTCGTTAATCTTTCTGCAAATATCTGATTGTGGCATTAATGATACCGTGCCAGAATGGTTTTGGAACAAGTTGCAGACTATGTACGTGTTGAATATGGCTGACAATAATCTCACTGGTTCAATTCCTAATATGCAATTGAAGCTTCATTACAgaccaattataaatttaaattcaaacaagTTTGAGGGAAAAGTTCCATTATTTTTTCTACAAGCTTCCGAGTTGTTACTCTCCTCAAATAATTTTTCAGATTTATCTTCATTCTTATGTGGAAACGTCACAGCTGCAAACTTGGCCACTTTAGATTTATCATATAATCAAATAAAGGGGCAACTTCCAGATTGTTGGAAATCTGCAGACCGATTATTGTTTCTTGATTTAAGCAGCAACGAATTGACAGGAAAGATTCCTAAATCTATGGGCAACCTTGTTAGATTGGAAGGTTTGGTTTTACGAAAAAATAGTTTAATGGGTGAATTGCCTTCCTCTTTAAAGAATTGCAACAATCTAATTATGGTGGATGTGAGTGAGAATTTGTTGTCTGGTCTAATACCATCATGGATTGGAGAAAGCATGCAACAACTGATGATATTGATCATGCGAGGGAATCATTTCTCTGGAAATCTTCCTCTTCATCTATGTTATCTGAAGCGTATTCAATTGTTTGATCTTTCAAGGAATAACTTATGTGGAGGAATTCCAACTTGCTTAAACAATTTTGCTGCATTGTCTGAAAACAACATTAACAGAACTGAAATTGAAAGTCGTGTACATTGGTACAATAATACTTACCATGAAATGTATAGCATTTTCCGTTATAGTAATTATACGCTTCGCGTAACATGGATGTGGAAAGGTGTGGAACGCAACTTCGCAAATCCCGAATTGACTTTTCTTAGCATTGATCTCTCATGTAACAATTTAACAGGTAAAGTGCCAAGAGTGATTACATATATGTTCGGATTAGTTTCTTTGAATTTATCAAGAAACAATTTGAGTGGAGAAATTCCTTCCGAGATTGGAAATTTACGTTCACTTGAATCCCTTGACCTTTCAAGAAATCAATTCAATGGGAGAattccttcttctctttctcaaaTAGATTTTCTGGAAAAATTAGACTTGTCACACAACTCTCTTTCCGGAAGAATCCCGTTGGGAAGACACTTGGATACATTTGATGGCTCTTGTTTTGAAGGAAATATTGATCTTTGTGGTGAACAAATTAACAAGCGTTGTGCTGGAGATCAGATATTAGTAAAGCCTCAAGAAGCAGAAATCCATGGAGaagattttgttttctatgaaGCATTATACATGAGTTTGGGAATAGGATTTTTCACAGGCTTTTGGGGCTTATTAGGACCATTACTACTTTGGCAACCATGGAGAATTGCTTACTTGAGATTCTTGAACACACTCATTGACTATCTACTTGTAATGGGTGAACTGAACATAGCAAAGTGTCAAAGGTGGCTCAGAGACTAA
- the LOC114180820 gene encoding receptor-like protein EIX2, with product MASIGIGGLAVALLLADLQVGWLAEDLWCRGGFEFQLLQIDKSSDSSAFIYLAIGTRSTVTLKNSSESGEAKCIERESQALLRFKDSLLDVFGMLSTWTDNTDCCKWKRILCNHQTGHVQLLDLHGDNDYNIQYLRGAINVTSLIHLQYIQHLDLSHNYFAGTCIQNFMGFTNLRYLRLSNSYFAGGFLQNSYLDLGGYYLSGKIPSQIGNLRNLQYLSIGSNTAPYYKPNYISSSLYGAIPFSIGNLPLLRTLQLVGNFDIKSKDARWLSTLHSLTILQLSSLYSLGFSHRWLQTISKIIPNLTELRLVDSNLLDCDIQFLFHSHSSNKSTSLTVLDLSSNMLTSSTPQLLFNFTLHLQDLYLSHNNIDFSPSQCPNSPSLKILDLSYNILTSSTFLGNFNISSKLQELHLVNCSIMDRSFLISSTSTMNSLSSLLHIDLSNNLLRSYSVFHWLSNFTTNLRTLNLDYNFLEGSIPDEFEKSMNSLEYIYLSNNKLQERFYLSLGACAGYRIPESIGLLSGLEVLSLEWNSLEGDEGLALRNNSLMGELPSSLKNCNNLIMVDVSENLLSGLIPSWIGERMQQLMILIMRGNHFSGNLPLRLCYLKRIQLFDLSRNNLCGGIPTCLNNFAALSENNINRTEMESRVHWYNNTYHEIYSIFHYSNYTLRVTWMWKGVERNFANPELSFLSIDLSCNNLTGKVPRVITYMFGLVSLNLSRNNLSGEIPSEIGNLRSLESLDLSRNQFSGRIPSSLSQIDFLEKLDLSHNSLSGRIPLGRHFDTFDGSCFEGNIDLCGEQINRRCAGDQISVKPQEAEIHGEDFVFYEALYMSLGIGFFTGFWE from the exons ATGGCCTCCATTGGGATTGGTGGTTTGGCTGTTGCATTATTGCTTGCAGATCTGCAAGTTGGGTGGCTCGCGGAAGACTTGTGGTGCCGCGGTGGTTTCGAG TTTCAGCTGTTGCAGATAGACAAGTCAAGTGACAGTTCAGCTTTCATTTATCTAGCTATTGGAACAA GAAGTACTGTTACATTGAAAAACTCAAGTGAGAGTGGTGAAGCAAAGTGCATAGAGAGGGAGAGCCAAGCACTCCTCAGGTTCAAAGATAGCCTCTTAGATGTCTTTGGCATGCTCTCCACTTGGACCGATAATACAGATTGCTGCAAATGGAAACGCATTCTCTGCAACCATCAAACAGGTCATGTACAACTACTTGATCTTCATGGAGACAACGACTACAACATACAGTATTTGAGAGGTGCAATCAATGTCACTTCATTGATCCACTTGCAATATATTCAACATCTAGATCTCAGCCATAATTATTTTGCCGGGACTTGCATCCAGAACTTCATGGGCTTCACCAACTTAAGATATCTCCGTCTCTCCAATTCTTACTTTGCGGGGGGATTCCTTCAAAACTCG TACCTCGATCTTGGAGGATATTATCTTTCCGGAAAAATCCCATCTCAAATTGGGAATCTCAGAAATCTACAATATCTCAGTATTGGAAGTAACACTGCTCCATATTATAAGCCAAACTACATTTCAAGTTCCCTTTATGGAGCAATTCCTTTCAGCATAGGGAATCTTCCATTGTTGCGTACTCTCCAACTAGTTGgcaattttgatataaaatctAAGGATGCACGGTGGCTATCTACTCTCCATTCCTTAACAATTCTTCAGCTGAGTTCCTTATACAGTCTTGGGTTTTCTCATCGGTGGCTACAAACTATTAGTAAAATCATTCCAAACTTAACAGAGTTGAGGCTAGTTGATTCTAATCTTTTGGATTGTGATATTCAATTTTTGTTCCATTCTCACTCTTCCAACAAGTCCACCTCTCTTACGGTGCTAGATCTCTCTTCTAATATGTTGACGTCATCAACACCTCAACTCTTGTTTAACTTTACCCTTCATCTTCAAGACCTTTATCTTTCTCACAATAATATAGATTTCTCACCTTCTCAGTGTCCAAATTCTCCTTCTCTTAAGATCCTCGACCTCTCTTATAATATTCTAACATCATCAACGTTTCTTGGGAATTTTAATATCAGCTCCAAATTGCAAGAGCTTCATCTCGTAAACTGCAGTATTATGGATAgaagttttcttatttcatCTACTTCCACTATGAACTCTTTGTCCTCTCTTCTCCACATTGATCTCTCCAATAACTTGTTAAGATCATACTCTGTATTTCACTGGCTTTCTAATTTCACTACCAATCTCCGTACCCTTAATCTTGATTATAACTTCTTGGAAGGTTCCATTCCAGATGAATTTGAGAAATCAATGAACTCTCTTGAATATATTTACCTCTCCAATAACAAACTACAAGAAAGGTTCTATCTTTCTTTGGGAGCATGTGCAGGTTACAG GATACCTGAGAGCATCGGACTGCTATCTGGGTTAGAGGTTTTATCGTTAGAGTGGAATTCTTTAGAGGGTGAT GAAGGTTTGGCTTTACGAAACAATAGTTTAATGGGTGAATTGCCTTCCTCTTTAAAGAATTGCAACAATCTAATTATGGTGGATGTGAGTGAGAATTTGTTGTCTGGTCTAATACCATCATGGATTGGAGAAAGGATGCAACAACTGATGATATTGATCATGCGAGGGAATCATTTCTCTGGAAATCTTCCCCTTCGTCTATGTTATCTGAAGCGTATTCAATTGTTTGATCTTTCAAGGAATAACTTATGTGGAGGAATTCCAACTTGCTTAAACAATTTTGCTGCATTGTCTGAAAACAACATTAACAGAACTGAAATGGAAAGTCGTGTACATTGGTACAATAATACTTACCATGAAATTTATAGCATTTTCCATTATAGTAATTATACGCTTCGCGTAACATGGATGTGGAAAGGTGTGGAACGCAACTTCGCAAATCCCGAATTGAGTTTTCTTAGCATTGATCTCTCATGTAACAATTTAACAGGTAAAGTGCCAAGAGTGATTACATATATGTTCGGATTAGTTTCTTTGAATTTATCAAGAAACAATTTGAGTGGAGAAATTCCTTCCGAGATTGGAAATTTACGTTCACTTGAATCCCTTGACCTTTCAAGAAATCAATTCAGTGGGAGAattccttcttctctttctcaaaTAGATTTTCTGGAAAAATTAGACTTGTCACACAACTCTCTTTCTGGAAGAATCCCGTTGGGAAGACACTTTGATACATTTGATGGCTCTTGTTTTGAAGGAAATATTGATCTTTGTGGTGAACAAATTAACAGGCGTTGTGCTGGAGATCAGATATCAGTAAAGCCTCAAGAAGCAGAGATCCATGGAGaagattttgttttctatgaaGCATTATACATGAGTTTGGGAATAGGATTTTTCACAGGCTTTTGGGAATAA
- the LOC114180821 gene encoding receptor-like protein EIX2 — protein MERCFWTFGPCIEGFKYCKPVVQVDGTFLTGRYHATLLTAIAQDGNRNIFPLAFAIVEGSTVTLKNSSESGEAKCIERESQALLSFKDSLIDVYGMLSTWTNNTDCCKWKRILCNHQTGHVQLLDLHGDIDYNIQYLRGAINVTSLIHLQYIQHLDLSHNDFEWIHIPDFMGFTNLRYLSLSNCFFAGRIPSELGDLSQLRYLNLRDNYLWGEIPVQIGNLKLLQYLDLGGYYLSGKIPSQIGNLKKLQYLSIGCNYGEITSSNSLSGAIPFQVGNLSLLHTLRLGGNFDIKAKDAQWLSSLHSLTVLELTSLHNLGSSRQWLQTISKIIPNLTELRLAECNLLDVHIQSLFHSRSSNNSISLTILDLSSNMLTSSTLQLLFNFGLHLQELYLPHNSISLSPSLCPNFPSLKILDLSYSNLASSMSLGNSNISSKLQELHLRSSSLIDRNFLISSTSTTNSLSSLLHIDLSNNLLRLYSIFLWLSNVTTNLRTLHLDYNFLEGSIPDEFGKSMNSLEYLYISNNKLQGKVPSFFGSMCRLQGLNLSNNKLNGEFPSFIQNSSWCSRHIFRELDLSYNQLTGKIPESIKLLSGLEVLSLEGNSLEGDVTESHLSNFSKLYVLSLSYNSLSLKFVSTWIPPFQLTYLALASCKLGKTFPSWLQTQNSLMVLDISDSSISEYVPEWFWNKLQTMYVLNMAQNNLIGSIPNIQLKLPFRPSIILNSNKFEGKVPLFLLQASELLLSQNKFSDFLCENVTAANLATLDLSYNQIKGQLPDCWKSVDQLLFLDLSSNELTGNIPISMGTLVKLESLVLRNNCLMGELPSSLKNCNNLIMLDVSENMLSGPIPSWVGESMQQLIILIMRGNHFSGNPPRSLCYLKRIQLFDLSRNNLSGGIPTCLNNFTALSGNINKTETENRVH, from the exons ATGGAACGTTGCTTCTGGACATTTGGACCATGCATTGAAGGTTTTAAGTATTGTAAACCTGTTGTTCAAGTGGATGGAACCTTTTTAACAGGCAGATATCATGCCACCTTGCTAACTGCAATTGCTCAGGATGGAAATAGAAACATATTTCCTTTGGCATTTGCAATAGTAGAAG GAAGTACTGTTACATTGAAAAACTCGAGTGAAAGTGGTGAAGCAAAGTGCATAGAGAGGGAGAGCCAAGCACTCCTCAGCTTCAAAGATAGCCTCATAGATGTCTATGGCATGCTCTCCACTTGGACCAATAATACAGATTGCTGCAAATGGAAACGCATTCTCTGCAACCATCAAACAGGTCATGTACAACTACTTGATCTTCATGGAGACATCGACTACAACATACAGTATTTGAGAGGTGCAATCAATGTCACTTCATTGATCCACTTGCAATATATTCAACATCTAGATCTCAGCCATAATGATTTTGAATGGATTCACATCCCAGACTTCATGGGCTTCACCAACTTAAGATATCTCAGTCTCTCCAATTGTTTCTTTGCGGGGAGGATTCCTTCCGAACTTGGTGATCTTTCACAACTACGCTATCTAAATCTTAGGGACAATTATCTTTGGGGAGAAATTCCTGTTCAGATTGGGAATCTCAAACTGTTACAGTATCTCGATCTTGGAGGATATTATCTTTCCGGAAAAATCCCATCTCAAATTGGGAATCTCAAAAAGCTACAATATCTCAGTATTGGATGTAATTATGGAGAGATTACGTCCTCCAATTCTCTTTCCGGAGCAATCCCTTTTCAAGTTGGGAATCTTTCGTTGTTGCATACTCTTCGGCTAGGTGGCAATTTTGATATAAAAGCTAAGGATGCACAGTGGCTGTCTTCTCTCCATTCCTTAACCGTACTTGAACTCACTTCATTACATAATCTTGGCTCCTCTCGCCAGTGGCTACAAACTATTAGTAAGATCATTCCTAACTTAACAGAGTTGAGGCTAGCTGAGTGTAATCTTCTAGATGTTCATATTCAATCTTTGTTTCATTCTCGTTCTTCCAACAATTCCATTTCTCTTACCATCCTTGATCTCTCTTCTAATATGTTGACCTCATCAACACTTCAACTCTTGTTTAACTTTGGCCTTCATCTTCAAGAGCTTTATCTACCTCATAATAGTATCTCTTTGTCACCTTCTCTGTGTCCAAATTTTCCATCTCTTAAGATCCTTGACCTCTCTTATAGTAATCTAGCATCATCAATGTCTCTAGGTAATTCTAATATCAGCTCCAAACTCCAAGAGCTTCATCTACGAAGCAGCAGTCTGATAGATAGAAATTTCCTTATTTCATCCACTTCCACAACGAATTCTTTGTCCTCTCTTCTCCACATTGACCTCTCAAACAACTTGTTAAGATTGTACTCTATATTTCTCTGGCTTTCTAATGTCACTACCAATCTTCGTACCCTTCACCTTGATTATAATTTCTTGGAAGGTTCCATTCCAGATGAATTTGGGAAATCGATGAACTCtcttgaatatctttatatctctaatAACAAACTACAAGGAAAGGTTCCATCATTCTTTGGGAGCATGTGCAGGTTACAGGGATTAAACCTCTCAAATAACAAGTTGAATGGTGAATTTCCGAGCTTCATTCAAAATTCTTCATGGTGCAGTAGACACATATTTAGGGAATTGGACCTATCTTATAACCAACTTACTGGCAAGATACCTGAGAGCATAAAACTACTATCTGGGTTAGAGGTTTTATCGTTAGAGGGGAATTCTTTAGAAGGTGATGTCACTGAATCTCATCTTTCTAACTTTTCCAAATTATATGTCTTATCATTGTCATACAATTCGTTGTCTCTAAAATTTGTCTCTACTTGGATTCCCCCTTTTCAATTAACTTACTTGGCTTTAGCTTCTTGCAAGCTAGGTAAGACTTTTCCTAGCTGGCTCCAAACTCAAAATTCGTTAATGGTTCTCGATATATCTGATAGTAGCATAAGTGAATATGTGCCAGAATGGTTTTGGAATAAGTTGCAAACTATGTACGTGTTGAATATGGCTCAAAATAATCTCATTGGTTCAATCCCTAACATTCAATTGAAGCTTCCTTTCAGACcatctataattttaaattcaaacaaatttgAGGGAAAAGTTCCATTATTTTTGTTACAAGCTTCCGAGTTGTTACTCtctcaaaataaattttcagaTTTCTTATGTGAAAACGTCACAGCTGCAAACTTGGCCACTTTAGATTTATCATATAACCAAATAAAGGGGCAACTTCCAGATTGTTGGAAATCTGTAGACCAATTATTGTTTCTTGATTTAAGCAGCAATGAATTGACTGGAAACATTCCTATATCCATGGGCACCCTTGTTAAATTGGAAAGTTTGGTTTTACGAAACAATTGTTTAATGGGTGAATTGCCTTCCTCTTTGAAGAATTGCAACAATCTAATTATGCTGGATGTGAGCGAGAATATGTTGTCCGGTCCAATACCATCATGGGTTGGAGAAAGCATGCAGCAATTGATAATCTTGATCATGCGAGGGAATCACTTTTCTGGAAATCCTCCCCGTTCTCTATGTTATTTGAAGCGTATTCAATTGTTTGATCTTTCAAGGAATAACTTATCAGGAGGAATTCCGACTTGTTTAAACAATTTTACTGCATTGTCTGGAAACATCAACAAAACTGAAACTGAGAATCGTGTGCATTGA